A window from Musa acuminata AAA Group cultivar baxijiao chromosome BXJ3-10, Cavendish_Baxijiao_AAA, whole genome shotgun sequence encodes these proteins:
- the LOC135650532 gene encoding uncharacterized protein LOC135650532 isoform X3: MARKGCTRRELLDRWSAIQEELDGDDPSPSRERRILRTKEEWFSDSFNFLVDLPAENHIWCDYSDLMGPLLETFHNFFRDTNSVSPLKLLWKRVSRELGHCTQCICQHHQAQEYYNVEYETDSVDPLLTVLHRLDEERVTEHLKDINMRIRCKEYDPESHGTEVVSVMFEVLMFPILLDDQSLVNEFQFFIEAVDESHEVTLSSNQQYPGIYALLFLKGGRARAVGFRLAGCMGKLRRATDLEPLQPLLRKYIGFLEAEILPSTSEVLRPRVQLERINVWNGIKTLLGFLEAEALEDGILEKYPVFLSFVLNHVSDDTPEFSFAVACLRTLFEMLGCKLWLRTTLSPSMMRNTLLGQCFHTLNEKSHKDIFDLFLPFLQSLESLQDGEHEKQRRHFLYFLLHQVTQSRNFSNLMRKNACKIALLIIQRGYSMNPPCPPFECAHMWGPSLVSSLKDSSLHSSLRQPAFDLINTIIISDASALMSLKSKFNDAFHIRANVPQISLDDEDDQLFSYDVEEKDNSCWSEFGVQNKLTSLVCAEWACIPMLWFEALTKVDPSMLPISFSKAVFWALSHISLLEFGSIIEFSSSIEEFLSLNAREILSSFGWEIPTGSDDGGDGKESRNSVRASSMASFLTKTLKRLAAHFVLQIEQHELQKQWTWEPRMAESLILLIIDPDDSIRQADRVILEHVSRTRGLTSGLQFLCSSASSLSAMFSGLRYALQQVPVHLLVTNFHNLHHLFFILRKVLKEVVTSDKKSVKMDTKSTNPLFEGGFLHQPYFENLPDRPPGSSGTIVDMKSWEKFSCFLSAVVWPTIVQCLEEGKELVNSKNCQMTCVRLLETLPVVYEKLSFSLSELSGNLACFTHDIFDLKWFLRLVEWGRSSLIVVSRHWKQCILSLVNYLKSSHTIKTSCNLGAIEAIVSHDTVAVDKLKEKVLQLKISLAEDVVQFYDQKVLRPKTLLSEPSYVKKSSVSETYVCNDQVCSGATFPPQTIGNQDVIILSDDEIEKKVSRDLVITGALPDNHLDSTCLSEDGLKNVPSLKSSGNSQVPSQRANKDVVINSSVSSMVESAVCEGTSSMILPKSIETDGVSQSCNTSDIVSSLKKAKLSSQPFLHQLSSQNYSSELRKDDAVIKELIRQDDDVLERALDRSRHAKLLPAKHSISVPKRQIVQLQLPTKNKFGSLNKTDLGARRLKPPKLDDWYRPILELDYFVLVGLTTDNEDGKSALTNLREIPLCFQSSSHYVEIFRPLVLEEFKAQLHSSYIENSGDDMSCSSICLLSVERVDDFHLIRGCLDGTDTVASRVCAENDLVLLTKEPLQNAAQHVHVLGKVERREKSDKSRSIVLVIRLYLPSSSSRFNKARRLLTERSKWFSSRIMSMTPQLREFQALSSLHDIPMLPIILNPVNHSAGHLASKKVQLDKLSRYMQKMFISSYNGSQIQAISTAIGSSEPKKTLELSLIQGPPGTGKTRTIVAIVSAWLALQKVHKSHCFKTPSAHSIHDKNESSHSKGLISQSAALARAWQDAAFAKQLMKDAEKDSSVPTERPSRGRILICAQSNAAVDELVSRISEGLYGSDGKVFKSYLVRVGNSRTVHPRSLPFFIDTLVEQRLAEEMNNQISGKNDKDVESSSSLRAKLEKVVDSIRLYESKRAKIEENEMNTSSSINNKPSQKGDPLEISDAAIGAKLNILYGQKKAICADLATAQARERKVSEESRSLRHKIRKSILKEAEIVVTTLSGCGGDIYGVCSESASSNRYGKFSEQNLFDIVIIDEAAQALEPATLIPLQLLKSNGTKCIMVGDPKQLPATVLSNVASKFLYECSMFERLQRAGHPVIMLNEQYRMHPEICRFPSMHFYENKLLNGAEMEGRSALFHENCCLGPYMFFDIVDGHEHHGKNSGSVSLYNEAEVEVAVEILKFLKKRFT; encoded by the exons ATGGCGAGGAAGGGTTGCACCCGACGGGAGCTCTTGGACCGGTGGAGCGCGATCCAGGAGGAGCTCGATGGGGACGATCCTTCCCCCTCGAGGGAGCGCCGGATCCTGCGAACTAAGGAGGAGTG GTTTTCAGATTCCTTCAACTTTTTGGTTGATTTACCAGCGGAAAATCATATCTGGTGTGACTACTCAGACTTAATGGGACCTCTTTTGGAGACATTCCATAACTTTTTCAGAGATACAAATTCTGTATCACCTCTTAAGCTTTTGTGGAAGCGGGTTTCTCGAGAACTGGGGCATTGCACACAATGTATATGTCAGCATCATCAGGCTCAAGAATATTACAATGTTGAATATGAAACAGATTCTGTTGATCCTCTACTGACAGTATTGCACCGTCTAGACGAAGAGAGGGTAACAGAACATCTTAAAGATATTAATATGCGAATTCGCTGTAAGGAGTATGATCCAGAATCTCATGGGACAGAAGTTGTTAGCGTGATGTTTGAA GTGCTAATgtttcctatcttattggatgacCAATCACTTGTTAATGAGTTTCAGTTCTTTATTGAAGCTGTTGATGAGTCTCATGAAGTTACTCTCTCAAGCAATCAACAGTATCCA GGAATATATGCTCTACTTTTTCTTAAAGGTGGGCGGGCAAGGGCAGTTGGATTTCGTCTAGCTGGATGCATGGGGAAACTGAG GAGAGCAACAGATCTGGAGCCCTTGCAACCTTTGTTGAGGAAATATATTGGCTTTCTTGAAGCAGAGATTTTACCATCAACTTCAGAAGTGTTAAGACCAAGAGTGCAACTTGAGCGCATAAATGTATGGAACGGGATCAAGACATT ACTTGGCTTTCTTGAGGCGGAAGCACTTGAAGATGGGATATTGGAGAAATATCCTGTTTTTCTGAGTTTTGTACTAAACCATGTCAGTGATGACACACCTGAATTCTCTTTTGCTGTTGCTTGTCTTAGGACATTATTTGAAATGCTTG GATGTAAGCTATGGTTGAGAACAACATTATCACCCAGTATGATGCGCAACACGCTTTTGGGACAGTGCTTTCACACTCTCAATGAGAAAAGTCATAAAGATATATTTGATCTTTTTCTACCATTTTTGCAG TCTCTTGAATCTTTGCAAGATGGTGAACATGAAAAGCaacgaagacattttctttattttctccttCATCAAGTAACTCAAAGTAGAAACTTCAGCAATTTAATGCGAAAAAATGCTTGTAAG attGCACTTCTCATCATCCAACGTGGCTATTCAATGAATCCTCCATGCCCACCTTTTGAATGTGCTCACATGTG GGGTCCATCTTTGGTCAGCTCATTAAAGGATTCATCTCTTCATAGTTCTTTGCGTCAGCCAGCATTTGATCTCATCAATACCATTATAATTTCTGATGCCTCTGCTTTGATGTCTTTAAAATCAAAGTTCAATGATGCTTTCCACATTCGTGCAAACGTCCCACAAATATCGCTTGATGATGAAGATGATCAACTATTTTCTTATGATGTTGAAGAGAAGGATAATAGCTGTTGGAGTGAATTTGGTGTCCAGAACAAGCTTACCTCTCTTGTATGTGCAGAATGGGCTTGTATTCCCATGTTATGGTTTGAAGCTTTAACTAAAGTAGACCCCTCTATGCTTCCTATATCTTTTTCCAAGGCTGTTTTCTGGGCTTTATCTCATATTTCATTATTAGAGTTTGGTTCCATCATAGAATTCTCATCCTCCATTGAAGAGTTCCTGTCATTAAATGCTAGAGAAATTTTGTCATCATTTGGGTGGGAAATCCCTACTGGATCAGATGATGGTGGTGATGGAAAGGAGTCCAGAAACTCTGTTAGGGCATCATCCATGGCTTCTTTCCTAACAAAAACACTCAAGAG GCTTGCTGCCCACTTCGTATTGCAAATCGAGCAACATGAACTTCAGAAGCAGTGGACATGGGAACCAAGAATGGCAGAGAGCTTGATACTTTTGATTATAGATCCTGATGAT AGCATAAGACAAGCTGATAGAGTGATCCTGGAACATGTTTCAAGGACACGGGGTCTGACTTCTGGACTTCAGTTTCTTTGCTCTAGTGCATCTTCTCTGTCTGCTATGTTTTCAGGGTTGAGATATGCATTACAACAG GTACCGGTTCATTTGCTCGTGACAAATTTTCATAATCTTCACCACTTATTTTTCATCCTGCGCAAAGTTTTAAAGGAAGTGGTTACTTCTGATAAAAAATCAGTTAAAATGGATACAAAATCTACAAATCCTTTATTCGAGGGGGGCTTTTTGCATCAACCCTATTTTGAAAATTTGCCAGACCGACCACCTGGAAGCTCAGGAACCATAGTGGATATGAAATCTTGGGAGAAGTTTAGTTGCTTTCTATCAGCAGTTGTATGGCCAACAATTGTACAATGTCTAGAGGAAGGAAAGGAGCTTGTCAATAGCAAAAATTGTCAG ATGACATGTGTTCGATTGCTTGAGACTCTTCCTGTTGTTTATGAAAAACTCAGCTTCTCATTATCTGAGTTGTCTGGCAATCTAGCATGCTTTACCCATGATATATTTGACTTAAAGTGGTTCTTGCGTTTGGTGGAGTGGGGGAGATCTTCTCTCATTGTTGTTAGTAGACACTGGAAGCAGTGCATTCTTTCTCTGGTGAACTATTTAAAAAGTTCACACACAATTAAGACATCTTGCAATCTTGGTGCTATTGAAGCAATTGTGTCGCATG ATACTGTAGCAGTTGATAAGCTGAAGGAGAAGGTGCTTCAACTTAAGATATCATTGGCTGAAGATGTTGTTCAATTTTATGATCAGAAAGTCCTGCGGCCAAAAACATTACTTTCTGAGCCTTCGTATGTGAAGAAAAGTTCTGTTTCAGAGACTTATGTCTGTAATGATCAAGTTTGCAGTGGGGCGACATTTCCACCTCAAACAATTGGGAACCAAGATGTTATTATTCTTTCagatgatgaaatagaaaagaaGGTTTCCCGTGACTTAGTTATTACAGGGGCCTTACCAGATAACCATTTAGACAGTACTTGCCTGTCAGAAGATGGATTGAAGAATGTTCCATCATTAAAATCTTCTGGGAACTCTCAGGTTCCTTCTCAAAGGGCAAATAAGGATGTGGTTATCAATAGCAGTGTGTCTTCGATGGTTGAGTCAGCTGTctgtgaaggcacaagtagtatgATTCTTCCAAAGAGCATAGAAACAGATGGAGTAAGTCAGTCATGTAATACAAGTGACATCGTCTCATCACTTAAAAAAGCCAAGTTATCTAGCCAACCTTTTCTTCATCAATTATCTTCTCAAAATTACTCTTCGGAACTAAGAAAAGATGATGCTGTCATCAAGGAGTTGATTCGTCAAGATGATGATGTCTTAGAGCGTGCCCTTGATAGATCTAGGCATGCAAAATTGCTGCCAGCAAAGCACAGCATCTCTGTACCTAAAAGGCAAATCGTTCAGCTTCAGTtgcctacaaaaaataaatttggttCTCTTAATAAGACAGACTTGGGGGCTAGAAGACTTAAACCTCCAAAATTAGATGACTGGTATAGACCCATCTTAGAATTGGACTATTTTGTTCTTGTGGGATTAACCACTGATAATGAAGATGGAAAATCTGCTTTAACCAATTTAAGAGAGATACCTTTATGTTTTCAATCATCAAGCCATTATGTTGAGATTTTCCGGCCATTGGTATTGGAAGAATTTAAAGCCCAATTACATAGTTCATATATTGAAAATTCTGGGGATGACATGTCCTGTAGCAGCATATGCTTACTTTCAGTTGAAAGGGTAGATGATTTTCATCTGATTCGTGGCTGCCTTGATGGCACTGACACTGTTGCATCAAGAGTATGTGCTGAAAATGACTTAGTTTTGCTAACAAAGGAACCCCTACAAAATGCAGCCCAACATGTGCATGTACTTGGAAAG GTGGAGAGGCGTGAGAAAAGTGATAAAAGTCGATCAATAGTTCTTGTAATCAGGTTATATCTTCCAAGTAGTTCTTCACGCTTTAACAAAGCAAGAAGGCTACTTACAGAACGAAGTAAATGGTTTTCAAGTCGGATCATGAGTATGACCCCTCAACTTCGGGAGTTTCAGGCTCTTTCCTCACTACATGACATCCCTATGCTTCCAATCATCCTAAATCCAGTCAATCATTCTGCTGGACATCTTGCATCTAAGAAGGTTCAACTGGATAAGCTTTCTCGGTACATGCAGAAAATGTTTATATCATCATATAATGGCAGTCAGATTCAAGCTATTAGCACTGCCATTGGGTCATCGGAACCCAAGAAGACCTTAGAACTTTCCCTCATACAGGGTCCTCCAG GAACTGGCAAAACTAGAACTATTGTTGCTATAGTAAGTGCATGGCTTGCTTtacaaaaagttcataagagccaTTGTTTTAAAACTCCAAGCGCTCATTCAATACATGACAAGAATGAATCTAGTCATTCAAAAGGACTTATTAGTCAGTCTGCTGCATTGGCAAGAGCTTGGCAGGATGCAGCCTTTGCTAAACAACTGATGAAGGATGCAGAAAAAGATTCTTCTGTACCAACAGAACGTCCTTCACGAGGAAGAATTCTTATCTGTGCGCAGTCAAATGCTGCTGTCGATGAATTGGTATCCAGAATCAGTGAGGGACTTTATGGGAGTGATGGGAAGGTATTCAAATCTTATCTAGTGCGGGTTGGAAATTCAAGAACAGTTCATCCTCGTTCACTACCCTTTTTCATTGATACACTTGTTGAACAACGTTTGGCAGAAGAAATGAACAACCAAATCAGCGGAAAAAATGATAAAGATGTAGAATCTTCTAGTTCACTTCGTGCAAAACTTGAAAAGGTTGTAGACAGTATAAGATTATATGAATCTAAGCGTGCTAAAATAGAAGAAAATGAAATGAATACCAGCAGTTCAATCAATAACAAGCCTTCCCAGAAAGGTGATCCACTAGAAATTTCTGATGCTGCAATCGGTGCAAAGCTCAATATTTTGTATGGACAGAAGAAGGCAATTTGTGCTGATCTTGCGACTGCTCAGGCCCGAGAAAGGAAAGTTTCTGAGGAAAGTAGGTCCCTCAGGCATAAAATTCGAAAATCTATCCTCAAGGAGGCAGAAATTGTGGTTACAACTCTTAGTGGGTGTGGTGGTGATATATATGGCGTTTGCTCTGAATCTGCTTCCAGTAATAGATATGGAAAATTTTCTGAACAGAACTTGTTTGATATTGTTATTATTGATGAGGCAGCCCAA GCTCTTGAACCAGCAACACTAATTCCGCTTCAGCTTCTCAAGTCAAATGGAACCAAGTGTATAATG GTTGGCGATCCCAAGCAGCTTCCTGCTACGGTGCTCTCTAATGTTGCGAGCAAATTTCTCTATGAGTGCAGTATGTTTGAGCGATTACAGAGAGCTGGTCACCCCGTAATAATGCTAAATGAACAG TATCGCATGCATCCTGAGATATGCAGATTTCCATCAATGCACTTTTATGAGAACAAGTTACTAAATGGTGCTGAGATGGAAGGCAGGTCAGCTTTATTCCATGAGAATTGTTGTCTTGGTCCCTACATGTTCTTCGATATTGTTGATGGTCACGAACATCATGGAAAGAATTCTGGTTCTGTATCCCTTTATAATGAGGCTGAGGTTGAGGTAGCAGTTGAAATATTGAAATTCTTAAAGAAAAG ATTTACTTGA